In Erigeron canadensis isolate Cc75 chromosome 1, C_canadensis_v1, whole genome shotgun sequence, a single window of DNA contains:
- the LOC122583781 gene encoding uncharacterized protein LOC122583781 yields MRNLTAQLTSYLFKRKPPNIQQSRQYSSTHNQSGFPDEKAMEEDAERKIGWLFKLIFAGTATIVGYNIFPYLGDNLMHQSVSLLNVKDPLFKRMGASRLARFATDDERRMMIVEMGGAQKLVEMLGDAKDDSTRKEALNAIVAIAHSDKAVEALHSAGAISAIMATPKSNEDAEIEKYKVKLLKRFRDMKYDENSS; encoded by the exons ATGCGTAATTTAACAGCTCAACTCACCTCC TatttattcaaaagaaaacctCCAAATATCCAACAATCACGCCAATATTCCTCAACCCATAACCAATCAG gATTTCCTGATGAAAAGGCAATGGAAGAAGATGCTGAAAGAAAAATTGGATGGTTATTTAAACTTATTTTTGCTGGAACTGCTACTATTGTTGGTTATAATATCTTTCCTTATTTAG GTGATAATCTGATGCATCAATCTGTGTCACTGTTAAACGTTAAGGATCCGTTATTTAAAAGGATGGGAGCATCCAGACTAGCTCGTTTTGCAACTGACG ATGAAAGAAGAATGATGATCGTGGAGATGGGTGGGGCGCAAAAGCTTGTGGAGATGTTGGGTGATGCTAAAGATGATTCGACACGTAAAGAAGCTTTGAATGCTATCGTTGCCATTGCTCATTCAG ACAAAGCTGTTGAGGCTCTGCATAGTGCTGGAGCAATATCAGCGATCATGGCTACTCCAAAATCTAACGAAGATGCTGAAATCGAGAAATATAAGGTGAAATTGCTGAAAAGGTTTCGAGATATGAAATATGATGAAAATTCATCTTGA